Proteins from one Procambarus clarkii isolate CNS0578487 chromosome 40, FALCON_Pclarkii_2.0, whole genome shotgun sequence genomic window:
- the LOC123757933 gene encoding lipid droplet-regulating VLDL assembly factor AUP1, producing MTLPIEAMYSKSRFPSGPSLLFLLLYTPLGIIIFLLRLFISLQLFLAASVLPYNTIIRRIVLRVLYSVMGLVVREESLENRDTSCRIITTNHVTPFDHLAVSIVLPCVTPSVYDLPGALSTLLCYRDLGVTQGREVLRASARIFLSERNSPPLLLHPEGATTSGTLALMKYGTWAFELNGPVLVAGIHVWRLPLLPLAPSVLGASWAADLCFMLFSPVTLFTIRYIGKMDRGENETVEEFAARVQIATAAALSVQTSNHTVADKVEYMKRLAREAAAAANPMLSPEVHRMAQQVQEVLPHISLEQIKRDLVHTQNVDLTITNFLEGNVPEPVPEPRPITPSRSSPGPSVQPNETGSSTPIAIQSQSPSCASDLSKSTSESDSPPGAMSKASVTLSTAAKSFGKCASERMTSFQSRKAQLIENARRKYIEKHGLQIPGYNC from the exons GTTCCCTAGTGGGCCCAGCCTGTTGTTCCTGCTCCTGTACACTCCCTTAGGCATCATAATCTTTTTACTTCGGCTGTTCATATCTCTGCAGTTATTTTTGGCAGCCTCTGTTCTTCCATATAATACCATTATCAGAAG AATTGTATTGCGAGTGCTGTATTCTGTTATGGGTCTTGTTGTTCGAGAAGAATCACTGGAGAATAGAGACACTTCATGTCGTATCATCACCACCAATCATGTCACGCCATTTGACCATCTAGCAGTATCCATTGTCCTGCCAtgtgttact CCTAGCGTGTATGATCTTCCTGGAGCTTTATCAACGCTGTTATGTTATCGTGACCTTGGAGTGACACAGGGTCGAGAGGTGCTACGAGCTAGTGCTCGAATTTTTCTTAGTGAGCGTAACAGCCCCCCTCTGCTTTTGCATCCAGAGGGTGCAACCACAAGTGGAACTCTTGCTTTAATGAA GTATGGAACATGGGCATTTGAGTTAAATGGGCCAGTGCTAGTTGCAGGCATTCATGTGTGGCGTCTTCCTCTCCTTCCCTTGGCACCTTCGGTTTTGGGTGCCTCCTGGGCGGCCGACTTGTGTTTCATGCTCTTTTCTCCTGTTACGCTATTTACTATAAG ATACATTGGAAAAATGGATAGGGGCGAAAATGAAACCGTTGAAGAATTTGCTGCTCGTGTCCAAATTGCCACAGCAGCTGCACTCAGTGTTCAGACCTCTAATCACACAGTAGCAGACAAG GTGGAATATATGAAACGACTCGCCAGagaggcggcagcagcagcaaatCCTATGCTCAGCCCAGAAGTGCATAGAATGGCTCAACAGGTCCAAGAAGTACTACCACATATTTCCCTTGAACAAATTAAAAGGGATTTAG TTCACACTCAGAATGTTGATTTAACGATCACAAATTTTTTGGAGGGCAACGTACCAGAGCCAGTACCTGAACCCCGACCCATCACTCCAAGTCGGTCTTCTCCTGGTCCAAGTGTACAGCCAAATGAAACGGGCAGTTCGACTCCAATTGCTATTCAATCTCAAAGTCCATCTTGTGCTTCAGATCTTTCTAAGAGCACTTCAGAGAGTGATAGCCCTCCAGGAGCAATGTCTAAAGCCTCAGTAACTTTGAGTACAGCAGCAAAATCATTTGGAAAATGTGCATCAGAAAGAATGACTTCTTTTCAGAGTAGAAAAGCACAGCTGATAGAGAATGCTAGGAGAAAATATATTGAAAAGCATGGACTACAAATACCGGGCTACAATTGCTGA